The proteins below are encoded in one region of Rhea pennata isolate bPtePen1 chromosome 21, bPtePen1.pri, whole genome shotgun sequence:
- the LOC134149784 gene encoding zinc finger protein ZFP2-like, with translation MEEHLGPPACEFTFPLRRICVSETDGPENEELSEASENDVAQVQHREKMGGSSPQWLRQSHHLGRCWKENSSQDTDRLDQKMEEDKQAATSQESEAPVELQPRRPFRRKHRLYLKPKTSQSAASPGQGQGERTEEPGPSRGKRLRFIWGQASDFCRKKSLSENGLEEVPLMPQSSEEEEEEKGSRSCSPEPPVSGDARPKPDFVQLIDEHGIYSTAKLVLGGTAGELEEAVVLPSHLKRGASMAGSGAEFEIREVIVDEKPFQCGVCEKAFKRAWELFSHEVVHNEERPFRCDLCEASFKRHSDFKSHRLVHTEERPFRCELCGKRFKRSSNLQEHRRIHTGERPFHCACCDKSFKTPYELQRHTLTHCTEKPFKCADCGKDFPTSNALLLHQRQHCDDKPHACGVCGKKFTYGHSLKVHERVHTGDRPFVCPLCGKGFKQSNALSSHERVHTGERPFVCKTCGKAFKQSSYLVIHERAHTGERPYKCEACGKAFARPSLLLQHHRVHSQERPYKCSFCHKFFKDLAYLAVHEKVHTGETPYKCSVCDKGFAHPSNLLQHQRVHRDG, from the coding sequence ATGGAAGAGCACCTGGGTCCTCCAGCCTGTGAATTCACCTTTCCCCTGAGACGTATCTGCGTTTCAGAAACAGATGGACCTGAAAATGAAGAGCTGAGTGAGGCTTCAGAGAACGATGTAGCCCAGGTGCAGCATAGAGAAAAGATGGGAGGAAGCTCCCCACAGTGGCTGAGGCAATCTCACCATTTGGGACGGTGCTGGAAAGAGAATAGTTCTCAGGACACAGACAGGCTTGACCAAAAGATGGAAGAGGACAAGCAAGCAGCCACATCCCAAGAGTCTGAGGCACCTGTGGAGCTGCAGCCACGCAGGCCATTCCGGAGGAAGCACCGACTGTATTTGAAGCCCAAGACTAGCCAGTCTGCTGCGTCCCCAGGCCAGGGACAGGGGGAGAGAACTGAAGAGCCTGGTCCCTCTCGCGGGAAAAGGCTACGGTTCATCTGGGGCCAAGCCAGTGACTTCTGCCGGAAGAAGAGCCTTTCAGAGAATGGACTGGAGGAGGTGCCCCTCATGCCCCAGagcagtgaggaagaggaggaagaaaaaggctcTCGGTCCTGTTCCCCTGAGCCACCTGTTTCTGGGGATGCCCGTCCCAAGCCAGATTTTGTGCAGCTGATTGATGAACATGGCATCTACTCCACAGCCAAGCTAGTGCTGGGTGGCACAGCAGGTGAGCTGGAGGAGGCAGTGGTGTTGCCCTCACATTTAAAGCGGGGAGCAAGCATGGCTGGGAGTGGGGCAGAGTTTGAGATCCGCGAGGTGATTGTGGATGAGAAGCCATTCCAGTGTGGCGTGTGTGAAAAGGCCTTCAAGCGGGCGTGGGAGCTCTTCAGCCACGAGGTGGTGCACAACGAGGAGCGCCCTTTCCGCTGTGACCTCTGCGAGGCCTCCTTCAAGCGCCACTCAGACTTCAAGAGTCACCGCCTGGTGCACACAGAGGAACGGCCCTTCCGCTGTGAACTGTGTGGCAAGCGCTTCAAGCGCTCTTCCAACCTCCAGGAGCATCGCCGCATCCATACTGGCGAACGCCCCTTTCACTGTGCCTGCTGTGACAAAAGCTTCAAAACACCCTACGAGCTGCAGCGCCACACACTCACACACTGCACCGAGAAGCCCTTCAAGTGTGCAGACTGCGGGAAGGACTTCCCCACGTCCAATGCACTGCTTCTGCACCAACGGCAGCACTGTGATGACAAGCCTCATGCCTGTGGTGTCTGCGGCAAAAAGTTCACCTATGGGCACAGCCTCAAGGTGCATGAGCGTGTGCACACAGGTGACCGCCCCTTCGTCTGTCCGCTTTGTGGCAAAGGTTTCAAGCAGTCCAATGCCCTCTCCTCACATGAACGTGTGCACACAGGTGAGCGCCCCTTTGTCTGCAAAACCTGTGGGAAGGCCTTCAAGCAGTCATCCTACTTGGTGATCCACGAGCGGGCGCACACTGGGGAGCGCCCCTACAAATGTGAAGCCTGTGGTAAGGCCTTCGCCCGTCCCTcattgctgctgcagcaccaccGGGTGCACAGCCAGGAGCGGCCCTACAAATGCAGCTTCTGCCACAAGTTCTTCAAAGACTTGGCCTACCTGGCTGTTCATGAGAAGGTGCACACGGGTGAGACCCCCTACAAGTGCAGTGTGTGCGACAAAGGCTTTGCGCATCCTTCCAacctgctgcagcaccagcgTGTGCACCGTGATGGTTGA